A single genomic interval of Natronoarchaeum philippinense harbors:
- the tbsP gene encoding transcriptional regulator TbsP: MSDNILDRTREELVRDAVETAADGLLVRNPSAETIRELVSVLSDADDRPAVRLLGQSGVVKNVMSDFIVASSAADLVEDGTLEVRASESVTGNPLLIHDDAVVAVVTAGQSVAGLVSDDDSFVADARDAHEQDWAAAETYPLRTPPLSAVHDGLSKELGEHAEQDFRTMLDSLETARGDGDGLDEVTISLLVAAKNEELLYDVSKWGEDTGVASKATFSRTKTELENMGLIDTEKVPIDVGRPRLRLKLGDERLEDADNDQLATVAQSMLN, translated from the coding sequence ATGAGTGATAATATACTCGACCGAACGCGAGAGGAACTCGTCCGAGACGCCGTCGAAACGGCGGCTGACGGACTGCTGGTCCGCAACCCGTCCGCTGAGACGATCCGCGAACTCGTCTCGGTGCTGTCGGACGCCGACGACCGGCCGGCCGTTCGCCTGCTCGGCCAGTCCGGCGTCGTCAAAAACGTCATGAGCGACTTCATCGTCGCCAGTAGCGCTGCCGACCTCGTCGAGGACGGGACGCTCGAAGTCCGCGCGAGCGAGTCGGTCACCGGGAATCCCCTGTTGATCCACGACGACGCCGTCGTCGCCGTCGTGACCGCGGGGCAGTCGGTCGCCGGGCTCGTCTCCGACGACGATTCGTTCGTCGCGGATGCCCGCGACGCCCACGAACAGGACTGGGCCGCCGCGGAGACGTACCCGCTCCGGACGCCGCCGCTGTCGGCGGTCCACGACGGCCTCTCGAAGGAACTCGGCGAGCACGCTGAGCAGGACTTCCGCACGATGCTCGACTCGCTGGAGACGGCCCGTGGCGACGGCGACGGCCTCGACGAAGTGACGATCAGCCTGTTGGTCGCCGCCAAGAACGAGGAGCTTCTCTACGACGTGAGCAAGTGGGGCGAGGACACCGGCGTCGCCAGCAAGGCGACGTTCTCGCGCACTAAGACCGAACTCGAAAACATGGGCTTGATCGACACGGAGAAGGTCCCGATCGACGTTGGCCGTCCGCGCCTGCGCCTCAAGCTCGGCGACGAGCGGCTCGAAGACGCCGACAACGATCAGCTCGCAACGGTCGCCCAGTCGATGCTCAACTAA
- a CDS encoding A/G-specific adenine glycosylase, whose product MSESPELLPDDADAVRTALVEWYEASHRSFPWRETTDPYEILVSEVMSQQTQLSRVETAWAEFLERWPTAADLAAADRSEVVAFWTDHSLGYNNRARYLHEAAGQVVDDHGGEFPETPEGLQDLQGVGPYTANAVASFAFNNGDAVVDTNVKRVLYRAFDVPDDDAAFEDAAAELMPEGRSRVWNNAIMELGGVACEKTPSCDEAGCPWRQWCHAYETGDFTAPDVPTQPSFEGSRRQFRGRVVKLLGEYDELGLDEIGPRIRVDYAPEGEYGREWLRGLLDDLEDDELVEVEERENGVVARLQR is encoded by the coding sequence ATGAGCGAGTCCCCGGAGCTGCTGCCGGACGACGCCGACGCCGTCCGTACTGCCCTCGTCGAGTGGTACGAGGCGTCCCACCGGTCGTTCCCGTGGCGCGAGACGACCGACCCCTACGAGATCCTCGTCTCCGAAGTGATGAGCCAGCAGACGCAACTCTCCCGGGTCGAAACGGCGTGGGCCGAGTTTCTGGAGCGGTGGCCGACTGCCGCCGATCTCGCGGCCGCCGATCGATCCGAGGTCGTGGCGTTCTGGACCGACCACAGCCTCGGCTACAACAACCGGGCGCGCTACCTCCACGAGGCGGCCGGACAGGTCGTCGACGACCACGGCGGCGAGTTCCCCGAGACGCCAGAGGGGCTCCAAGACCTGCAAGGCGTCGGCCCCTACACCGCCAACGCGGTGGCGAGTTTCGCGTTCAACAACGGCGACGCCGTCGTCGACACCAACGTCAAGCGCGTGCTGTATCGAGCGTTCGACGTGCCCGACGACGACGCCGCGTTCGAGGACGCCGCCGCCGAACTCATGCCCGAAGGCCGATCCCGCGTCTGGAACAACGCGATCATGGAACTCGGCGGGGTGGCCTGCGAAAAGACGCCGTCGTGCGACGAGGCGGGCTGTCCGTGGCGACAGTGGTGTCACGCCTACGAGACTGGTGATTTCACCGCGCCGGACGTTCCGACCCAGCCGAGTTTCGAGGGGAGCCGTCGGCAGTTCCGGGGGCGCGTCGTGAAACTGCTGGGCGAGTACGATGAACTCGGACTCGACGAGATCGGCCCGCGGATCCGCGTCGACTACGCGCCAGAGGGCGAGTACGGTCGAGAGTGGTTACGCGGCCTGCTCGACGACCTCGAAGACGACGAACTTGTCGAGGTCGAGGAGCGCGAGAACGGCGTCGTCGCGCGACTGCAGCGGTAG
- a CDS encoding GTP cyclohydrolase III: MTNTQVTLVQIDNYGPWTVTPEPRREVDLQTLQSRLYADLAQLIGNRGGYVFFTRFDNMIAVTNGLDESDHAMIQESIGNRYPVTISLSVATGRTPSQALSDATERLQERGSAQDKERREILCGRTIGDEHRTDEDVRIAHFDVIDATGEYTDQVGAFESFIEIEQGYAALMKYMHGQNDSLSFFVGGDNVIAACPSLSKAEFEDAIAHVSEIAGVDLRVGVGTGATAHEAGMDAKHALEHCRARGDEVWFTDS, translated from the coding sequence GTGACGAACACGCAGGTTACGCTCGTTCAGATCGACAACTACGGCCCGTGGACAGTGACGCCGGAACCGCGCCGCGAAGTCGACCTCCAGACGCTACAGTCCCGTCTGTACGCCGACCTCGCACAGCTGATCGGCAACCGCGGTGGCTACGTCTTTTTCACCCGGTTCGACAACATGATCGCCGTGACCAACGGGCTCGACGAGTCCGACCACGCGATGATCCAAGAGTCGATCGGGAACCGCTATCCGGTGACGATCAGCCTCTCCGTGGCGACCGGTCGAACGCCGTCCCAAGCGCTGTCCGACGCCACCGAACGGCTGCAAGAGCGGGGCAGCGCACAGGACAAAGAGCGCCGCGAAATCCTCTGTGGCCGCACGATCGGCGACGAGCACCGCACCGACGAGGACGTTCGGATCGCACACTTCGACGTGATCGACGCGACCGGCGAGTACACCGATCAGGTCGGCGCGTTCGAGTCGTTTATCGAGATCGAACAGGGGTACGCCGCCCTGATGAAGTACATGCACGGCCAGAACGACTCGCTGTCGTTTTTCGTCGGCGGCGACAACGTGATCGCCGCGTGTCCCTCGCTCTCGAAAGCCGAGTTCGAGGACGCAATCGCACACGTCTCCGAAATCGCCGGTGTCGACCTCCGCGTCGGTGTCGGAACCGGAGCCACTGCCCACGAGGCGGGCATGGACGCCAAGCATGCGCTGGAACACTGTCGCGCTCGCGGCGATGAAGTTTGGTTCACTGACAGCTGA
- a CDS encoding CBS domain-containing protein, with product MDDDVTVRDMMSREYVGVSESDAIADVADVLCDDEAGLAAVVRGSRPVGVVTAHDLLRYAAEDTDGATVGDVMREPEPTTAPDSPFVEALDLMSTQGTRRLLVTDEQELVGVLTADDALTAAASLLDNGVVEERRPQFVGTNADGGEIGGELSDDRARGESGYSSQSVCESCGTLTRDLQNFNGQMICADCRDV from the coding sequence ATGGATGACGACGTGACAGTGCGCGATATGATGTCCCGGGAGTACGTCGGCGTCAGCGAGTCCGACGCCATCGCGGATGTCGCGGACGTGCTGTGTGACGACGAGGCGGGGCTGGCCGCCGTCGTCCGCGGAAGCAGGCCCGTCGGCGTCGTGACGGCCCACGATCTGCTCCGGTACGCCGCCGAAGACACCGACGGCGCCACGGTCGGCGACGTGATGCGAGAGCCGGAACCGACGACTGCACCCGACAGCCCCTTCGTCGAGGCGCTCGATCTGATGTCGACACAGGGAACCCGGCGACTGCTCGTGACCGACGAACAGGAACTGGTCGGCGTTCTGACCGCCGACGACGCTCTCACCGCCGCGGCGTCGCTGCTGGACAACGGCGTCGTCGAGGAGCGACGGCCACAGTTTGTCGGTACGAACGCCGATGGCGGTGAGATCGGCGGCGAGCTGTCGGACGACCGCGCTCGTGGCGAGTCGGGCTACTCGTCCCAGAGCGTCTGCGAGAGCTGTGGCACGCTAACCCGTGACTTGCAGAATTTCAACGGACAGATGATCTGCGCCGACTGTCGAGATGTCTGA
- a CDS encoding HalOD1 output domain-containing protein — protein sequence MTSAPNRDESASRSLSDAVVKALADAEDADPLDLDPLYEVIDPDALDALFARTGDGDRREGRVEFRASGYHVEVTSTGRVHLTSLDALEADD from the coding sequence ATGACATCCGCTCCGAACCGAGACGAGTCGGCATCCCGATCGCTGAGCGACGCCGTCGTCAAGGCGCTCGCGGACGCCGAGGACGCCGATCCGCTCGACCTCGATCCGCTGTACGAGGTAATCGACCCGGACGCGCTGGACGCGCTGTTCGCCCGGACCGGAGACGGCGACCGACGAGAGGGACGGGTCGAGTTCCGAGCGTCGGGCTATCACGTCGAAGTGACCAGCACGGGGCGGGTACACCTCACCAGTCTCGACGCGCTCGAAGCCGACGATTGA
- a CDS encoding YIP1 family protein: MSGVADRPSAGDGLAATLARSWFEVLVAPRRFFRERVVPGDQAPGLLFAMGVVLIVQSTRAATGIAVGPGNPGSMAAQAFWIAVAVLFVTPAALHLIAAFQTVLLIPLASDRGGVSETVQILAYAAAPCALAGVPSVELRALVGLYAAALLAIGLSTVHRIGLGRSLLVGAVPAFLSYGLGFGAVDAITTLLARWYII, encoded by the coding sequence GTGAGCGGCGTCGCCGACCGGCCGAGCGCCGGCGACGGGCTAGCCGCCACGCTGGCGCGGTCGTGGTTCGAGGTACTCGTCGCGCCGCGGCGCTTCTTCCGCGAGCGCGTCGTTCCCGGCGATCAGGCGCCCGGCCTGCTGTTTGCGATGGGCGTCGTGCTGATCGTCCAGTCTACCCGTGCCGCCACTGGCATCGCCGTCGGACCGGGCAATCCGGGCTCGATGGCGGCACAGGCCTTTTGGATCGCCGTCGCGGTGTTGTTCGTGACTCCCGCCGCGTTGCACCTGATCGCGGCCTTCCAGACGGTCTTGCTGATCCCGCTGGCGTCAGACCGGGGCGGCGTCAGCGAGACAGTTCAGATCCTTGCCTACGCCGCGGCGCCCTGCGCGCTCGCCGGCGTTCCCAGCGTCGAACTCCGCGCGCTGGTCGGCCTGTACGCCGCCGCGCTGTTGGCGATCGGCCTCTCGACGGTCCATCGGATCGGTCTCGGTCGAAGCCTCCTCGTCGGAGCCGTCCCCGCATTCTTGAGTTACGGCCTCGGCTTCGGCGCCGTCGACGCCATCACGACGCTTTTGGCTCGCTGGTATATCATCTGA
- a CDS encoding acyl-CoA dehydrogenase family protein: protein MSSDAIDYGNLDEGRDCNYWELDRTLQFEARRIYPDDEFEWADGVLSEFGAVLGHRMADTADRIDEAGHELRSFDKYGNRRNEVEYHPLVHEQEEIVYEQFGVTHDAFHAPPDREEPVGLSHTLTMQALLSYVDSGFCCPVSMTTGAAIVLDKFDDGDLGEYFEGLTARNLEDHIEGAMFLTEEQGGSDVGANEVRAESTDEDGVYELYGEKWFCSNIDAEGALALARTPDAPEGTAGLSLFLVPRTKPSGEVNDSHFRRLKDKLGTISVPTGEIEFQGAEAYLVGEEQAGFKYMAEMMNFERLTNATGAIGVMGRALLEAKVRAANREAFGTPIEEYPLLRRDLVDMAVDYEAAVAFSFEAARVYDERERTGEDESAAYQLMRLFVPIAKYKTARMAVDTTSYAMEILGGNGYVREHTTERLLRDAQVLPIWEGPSNILALDVLRALNRENAHEALLPYVREKLDAVDHPALEPIAAEVKSAFRDLQDALGTLAVEDEDYAQYHAKRLSDLLFDVVTAALLLGEAQWQIDEEENGRKALVARRFVATRFGDEDAYGVTSGNRSAMEDDVFASIVKYDTVNPASLVDAEAQASE from the coding sequence ATGTCCTCGGATGCGATCGACTACGGGAACCTCGACGAGGGGCGGGACTGCAACTACTGGGAACTGGACCGGACGCTGCAGTTCGAGGCACGGCGAATCTACCCGGACGACGAGTTCGAGTGGGCCGACGGCGTCCTCTCGGAGTTTGGCGCTGTCCTCGGACATCGCATGGCCGACACGGCCGACCGCATCGACGAAGCGGGCCACGAACTCCGGTCGTTCGACAAGTACGGCAACCGGCGCAACGAGGTCGAATACCACCCACTGGTCCACGAGCAAGAGGAGATTGTCTACGAGCAGTTCGGCGTCACCCACGACGCCTTTCACGCGCCGCCGGACCGAGAGGAGCCGGTCGGACTGAGTCACACGCTCACGATGCAAGCGCTGCTGTCGTACGTCGACAGCGGCTTTTGCTGTCCCGTCTCGATGACGACCGGCGCCGCCATCGTGCTCGACAAGTTCGACGACGGCGACCTCGGGGAGTACTTCGAGGGGCTGACCGCCCGCAACCTCGAAGACCACATCGAGGGGGCGATGTTTCTCACCGAGGAACAGGGCGGCTCCGACGTGGGAGCAAACGAGGTGCGCGCCGAGAGTACCGACGAAGACGGCGTGTACGAACTGTACGGCGAGAAGTGGTTCTGTTCGAACATCGACGCCGAGGGCGCGCTCGCACTCGCGCGAACGCCGGACGCGCCCGAGGGCACCGCCGGGCTGTCGCTGTTTCTCGTTCCCCGAACGAAGCCAAGCGGCGAGGTCAACGACTCGCACTTCCGCCGGTTGAAGGACAAGCTCGGTACAATCTCCGTCCCGACGGGCGAGATCGAGTTCCAAGGCGCCGAGGCGTATCTCGTCGGCGAGGAGCAGGCAGGGTTCAAGTACATGGCCGAGATGATGAACTTCGAGCGGCTGACGAACGCCACGGGCGCTATCGGCGTCATGGGGCGGGCACTCTTGGAGGCGAAGGTCCGGGCCGCCAACCGCGAGGCGTTCGGCACCCCGATCGAGGAGTACCCGCTGTTGCGTCGCGACCTCGTTGATATGGCGGTCGATTACGAGGCTGCGGTGGCGTTTTCCTTCGAGGCCGCGAGGGTGTACGACGAGCGCGAACGCACCGGTGAGGACGAATCCGCGGCCTACCAGCTGATGCGCCTGTTCGTGCCCATAGCGAAGTACAAGACGGCCCGGATGGCAGTCGACACGACCTCCTACGCGATGGAGATTCTGGGCGGGAACGGCTACGTCCGGGAGCACACGACCGAACGTCTGCTGCGGGACGCGCAGGTGCTCCCGATCTGGGAGGGTCCCTCGAACATCCTCGCGCTCGACGTGCTTCGCGCGCTGAACCGGGAGAACGCCCACGAAGCGCTGCTCCCCTACGTCCGGGAGAAACTCGACGCCGTCGACCATCCAGCGCTCGAACCGATCGCCGCCGAGGTGAAGTCGGCGTTCCGCGACCTGCAGGACGCGCTGGGAACGCTCGCTGTCGAGGACGAGGACTACGCGCAGTACCACGCCAAGCGACTGTCGGACCTGCTCTTCGATGTCGTTACGGCGGCGTTGCTCCTCGGCGAAGCGCAGTGGCAGATCGACGAGGAAGAGAACGGACGGAAAGCCCTCGTCGCGCGCCGATTCGTGGCAACGCGATTCGGCGACGAGGACGCCTACGGCGTCACGTCGGGCAACCGCTCCGCCATGGAAGACGATGTCTTCGCATCGATCGTCAAGTACGATACCGTGAACCCGGCGTCGCTGGTCGACGCCGAAGCGCAGGCGAGCGAGTGA
- a CDS encoding GNAT family N-acetyltransferase yields MEIERPTVDDIEELTELWVTLAHEQRRHGTHIQPEANRSVIGEALTRHALAGEAFVARGRSSIVGFVTFERAADQFQTNVDRGVVQNLFVRPAYRDAGVGALLLDRAEADFEASGVEVVSVEVMAANEAARRFYDRRGYDPHRVVLEKRLQDENHSKDPG; encoded by the coding sequence ATGGAGATCGAACGCCCGACCGTCGACGATATCGAGGAACTTACCGAACTGTGGGTCACACTGGCCCACGAGCAGCGCCGCCACGGCACACACATCCAGCCCGAGGCGAACCGGTCGGTGATTGGCGAGGCGTTGACGCGCCACGCGCTCGCCGGCGAGGCCTTCGTCGCTCGCGGGCGCAGTTCTATCGTCGGCTTCGTCACGTTCGAGCGGGCGGCCGATCAGTTTCAGACGAACGTCGACCGCGGAGTCGTCCAGAATCTCTTCGTCAGGCCGGCCTACCGCGACGCCGGCGTCGGAGCGCTATTGCTCGATCGGGCGGAAGCCGATTTCGAAGCCAGTGGCGTCGAGGTCGTCTCAGTCGAGGTGATGGCCGCCAACGAGGCGGCACGACGATTCTACGATCGGCGGGGGTACGACCCGCATCGCGTCGTACTAGAAAAGCGACTGCAAGACGAAAACCACTCAAAGGACCCCGGCTAA
- a CDS encoding DUF7289 family protein — MSSERGVGPVVGVILIIAIVLTVAATVAAFGAAMLQDTQSDIEQSQTESAFSQLAVDASELREDGDQVSFDLGHRDGQVQTVDGTGHLEVRLERGSGEDVIYNTDLRSLVYEHDGDKVAYQGGGVFRKKGSGSSLVSSPEFFYRDNSLVFPVTILEGDLDRSGSLQGSLSLSERERIFPTTNASRSNPLEQGTIYITLESEYCHGWEEYFSTQTRGSVVENCSDTGDTSDGEIKVEMSVPFELGGGTFTEPVKAGSVAGENKANFDYTEGEIETPSADSLIEMKKNECGTINEDLPTTIDSSKDLYCVEDLDGTHTIETNGSDIEVYVNGTFQPTGDVVVDGGSHDVSFFVQDGFDMTDIGPNDAVGDEDEPARTRIFVSSDGYVFSDGDNIKGNVYALVYAPESDAHLQSTGNTEFKGGLIVDSLNVQSNMKSDDVQLSANAPSVEISYESAGPDFYYLHLLEKRMTIQG; from the coding sequence ATGTCGTCTGAGAGGGGTGTCGGGCCGGTCGTCGGTGTGATCCTCATTATCGCAATCGTACTGACGGTCGCAGCGACGGTCGCGGCATTCGGCGCGGCGATGCTGCAAGACACCCAGTCGGACATCGAGCAGTCCCAAACCGAGTCGGCGTTCTCGCAGTTAGCGGTCGACGCGAGCGAACTTCGGGAAGATGGCGATCAAGTGTCGTTCGATCTCGGACACCGCGACGGACAGGTCCAAACGGTCGACGGCACGGGCCATCTCGAAGTACGTCTCGAACGTGGTTCCGGCGAAGACGTGATCTACAACACGGATCTGCGCTCGCTGGTCTACGAACACGACGGCGACAAAGTCGCCTATCAGGGCGGCGGCGTGTTCCGAAAGAAGGGGTCGGGGAGTTCGCTGGTCTCCTCGCCCGAATTTTTCTACCGGGACAACTCGCTGGTGTTTCCCGTGACGATTCTCGAAGGCGACCTCGACCGATCGGGGTCGCTACAGGGGTCGCTGTCGCTCTCCGAGCGCGAACGCATCTTCCCGACGACCAACGCGAGCCGGTCGAACCCCCTAGAGCAGGGCACGATCTACATCACGCTCGAAAGCGAGTACTGTCACGGCTGGGAAGAGTACTTCAGCACCCAGACCCGCGGATCGGTCGTCGAAAACTGTAGCGACACCGGCGACACCAGTGACGGTGAAATCAAAGTGGAGATGAGCGTTCCCTTCGAGCTTGGCGGGGGTACATTCACCGAGCCCGTCAAAGCAGGAAGCGTCGCAGGAGAGAACAAGGCGAACTTCGATTATACCGAAGGAGAGATCGAAACGCCGTCGGCCGATTCCCTGATCGAGATGAAGAAAAACGAGTGCGGAACCATCAACGAGGACCTGCCGACGACGATCGACAGCTCGAAAGATCTCTACTGTGTCGAGGATCTTGACGGGACGCACACGATCGAGACGAACGGAAGCGACATCGAAGTGTACGTCAACGGAACCTTCCAGCCCACTGGCGATGTGGTGGTTGACGGCGGTTCGCACGATGTCTCCTTTTTCGTTCAGGATGGGTTCGACATGACGGACATCGGGCCGAACGACGCAGTCGGAGACGAGGACGAACCGGCACGCACCAGAATCTTCGTCTCGTCGGACGGATACGTCTTTAGCGACGGAGACAACATCAAAGGGAACGTTTACGCGTTGGTGTACGCCCCCGAATCCGATGCGCACCTCCAATCGACCGGGAACACTGAGTTCAAGGGCGGCCTCATCGTCGACAGCCTCAACGTACAGAGTAATATGAAGAGCGACGATGTCCAACTCTCGGCGAACGCACCCAGCGTCGAGATCAGTTACGAGAGCGCCGGTCCCGACTTCTACTACCTCCATCTACTCGAAAAGCGGATGACCATTCAGGGTTGA
- a CDS encoding DUF5785 family protein: MDWPHDPDDEKGSEGMRKYGMAIIAKKVDEDEDFPLSAEEFVADHGDEPIRINHQRVVSLEEIFGHVEAEEFETIVDMHKKVGAAIREGGYWDYHPVGSDPEIKRA, encoded by the coding sequence ATGGACTGGCCCCACGATCCCGACGACGAGAAAGGCAGCGAAGGGATGCGCAAGTACGGGATGGCAATCATCGCCAAGAAGGTCGACGAGGACGAGGACTTCCCCCTGTCGGCCGAGGAGTTCGTCGCCGACCACGGCGACGAGCCGATCCGAATCAACCACCAGCGCGTCGTCAGCCTCGAAGAGATCTTCGGCCACGTCGAGGCCGAGGAGTTCGAGACGATCGTGGACATGCACAAGAAAGTCGGTGCGGCGATCCGCGAGGGCGGCTACTGGGACTACCACCCCGTCGGCTCGGACCCCGAGATCAAACGCGCCTGA
- a CDS encoding HAD family hydrolase, whose amino-acid sequence MLDSYSGVVYDLDGTVVDLDVDWAAVATAVEGVYADAGIDVDGQGLWAMLNEADDHGIRGRVETTIAEHERAGARSSTALPASEELAAVEPVAVCSLNCEAACRIALETHDLSDHVRAVIGRDSVSTHKPDPEPLLSAVDRIDVSPSDAVFIGDSERDAVTARRAGVAYVDVAERRE is encoded by the coding sequence ATGCTCGACTCCTACAGCGGTGTCGTCTACGACCTCGATGGCACCGTCGTCGATCTCGATGTCGACTGGGCCGCCGTCGCCACGGCCGTCGAAGGCGTCTACGCCGACGCCGGCATCGACGTTGATGGGCAGGGCCTGTGGGCCATGCTCAACGAGGCCGACGACCACGGCATCCGCGGCCGGGTCGAGACAACTATCGCCGAGCACGAACGCGCCGGTGCGCGCTCCTCGACGGCGCTTCCGGCCAGCGAGGAACTCGCTGCGGTCGAACCGGTCGCCGTCTGTTCTCTCAACTGCGAGGCGGCCTGTCGGATCGCACTGGAGACTCACGACCTGTCGGACCACGTTAGGGCGGTGATCGGCCGGGACAGCGTCTCGACGCACAAGCCCGATCCGGAGCCACTGCTTTCGGCCGTCGACCGGATCGACGTGTCGCCGTCGGACGCAGTGTTCATCGGCGATTCGGAGCGCGACGCCGTCACGGCCCGGCGCGCGGGCGTCGCGTACGTCGACGTGGCCGAGCGACGTGAGTGA
- a CDS encoding NADPH-dependent FMN reductase, translated as MSDAPHVVAICGSLREESYTRTALGVALDAAGRAGATTELLDLRALDLPVFDADAQDAGDAPELTRAVREADAVLLGTPMYHGSYSSVLKTALDYCGFDEFEDKTIGLLAVSGGRFPVTALDHLRSVCRALDAWVLPYQAVVPQAYQAIEDGDVTDEELRERVETLGRRVVQYASIEADPESFESEENVGA; from the coding sequence ATGTCCGACGCACCACACGTCGTTGCGATCTGTGGCAGTCTCAGAGAGGAAAGCTACACGCGAACGGCGCTCGGCGTCGCGCTCGACGCCGCCGGCCGGGCTGGCGCGACGACGGAGTTGCTCGACCTCCGCGCGCTCGACCTACCTGTGTTTGACGCCGACGCGCAGGACGCCGGCGACGCTCCCGAACTTACGCGTGCAGTCCGCGAGGCCGACGCCGTGCTCCTCGGGACGCCGATGTACCACGGCTCGTACTCGTCGGTGCTCAAGACCGCACTCGACTACTGCGGATTCGACGAGTTCGAAGACAAAACCATCGGGCTGCTCGCGGTGTCTGGCGGTCGGTTCCCGGTGACGGCGCTGGATCATCTGCGGTCCGTCTGCCGGGCGCTCGATGCGTGGGTCCTGCCGTATCAGGCGGTCGTCCCGCAGGCCTATCAGGCAATCGAGGACGGCGATGTCACCGACGAGGAACTGAGAGAGCGCGTTGAGACGCTCGGGCGGCGCGTCGTCCAGTACGCCAGCATCGAGGCCGATCCGGAGTCCTTCGAGAGCGAGGAGAACGTCGGCGCCTGA
- a CDS encoding uracil-DNA glycosylase family protein, whose product MENVTDRTSNPFGMQPPCDRPCSSNGPEAVFGFGDANADFHVIGDHPGVHGGAATGVPFTDSTAGRRLQTVLREVGLLADADDGTLDPSNAFLSYLHMCCPAGESPSEDDYAQLEPFFDAELRAIAAHVLVPVGERATRHVLQNYSARPARSTLDMRDLHADEVRGSGFLIVPVRDPAEWTDTDDERLVARLQAMLAGDYRQTTDLSRFLADDELYMVR is encoded by the coding sequence GTGGAGAACGTAACCGACCGGACGAGCAACCCGTTCGGCATGCAACCGCCCTGTGATCGACCGTGCTCGTCGAACGGTCCCGAGGCAGTCTTCGGGTTCGGCGACGCCAACGCTGACTTTCACGTGATCGGCGATCACCCGGGCGTCCACGGCGGCGCGGCGACCGGCGTTCCGTTCACCGACTCGACGGCCGGGCGGCGCCTGCAGACCGTTCTGCGCGAAGTCGGGCTGCTGGCCGACGCCGACGACGGGACGCTCGACCCGTCGAACGCGTTTCTGAGCTATCTGCACATGTGCTGTCCGGCGGGCGAGTCGCCAAGCGAGGACGACTACGCTCAACTGGAGCCGTTTTTCGACGCCGAACTTCGGGCCATCGCGGCGCACGTGCTGGTCCCCGTCGGCGAGCGTGCGACGCGGCACGTGCTACAGAACTACAGCGCACGGCCGGCACGCTCGACGCTGGACATGCGTGACCTGCACGCCGACGAGGTTCGGGGAAGCGGCTTCCTGATCGTGCCGGTTCGGGATCCTGCCGAGTGGACCGACACCGACGACGAGCGCCTCGTCGCGCGACTGCAGGCGATGCTCGCGGGCGATTACCGGCAGACGACTGACCTTAGTCGGTTTCTCGCCGACGACGAGCTGTACATGGTGCGGTAG